The region CGGTGTGCGGGTGGCGGTGCGGATGCCGGTGCGACGGTCGGGGCGGTAAAGCGGGGACGGCGGTGAACCGGCGGCGGGCACGGACCGTTGTGGGGTTCGGGTCCGGGTGAACAGAGGGAGGTGCCCGTGCGGGCAACGGCTGGCGGCGAAGCCGTACGACGCCTCGGCCGGTGGGCCGCGGAACGGATCGACCGGCTGCCCGTACGGCACCTGCGGTGGGGACGGCGACTGCGGCGCGGGGTGGCGGTGGTCGGCGTACTGGCGCTGGTCGGGGTGTCCGCGGTGGCGGCCGGCTCCGGATTCGGTGACGCGACGGCGCGGGAGGCGGGCCGCCCGGCCATCCCGGTGCCGGCGGAGCAGGTGCCGACCATCGCCGCCGCCGCACTGTCCTGCCCGGTACTGAGCCCGGCCAGGGTGGCCGCGCAGTTGATGGCCGCCTCCGGTTTCGAGGTGAACCTGCGCGCCGACGGCACCGGCGGTGCGGGCATCGCCGCGCTGACCGACAACAGCTGGCAGTCCTGGGCCCCGTGGCCGAGGGCGCCCCGGCTGGACACCGGCGCGAACATCGTCGCCCTCGCCCACCACGTCTGTGACCTGGCCGGACAGGTACGCCAGGCCGGTGTCGACGGGGACCCGTGGCGGCTGGCCCTGGCCGCGTACCGGTCCGGGCTGCCGGCCGTACGGGCCGCACGCGGTGTCCCGCCCACGGCCAGGGTGTACGTCGACACCGTGGCCGCGTACGCGACCTGGTACGAGCGGCAATCCGACCTGACCGCCGGCAGCCCGAGCCCCACCCCGCGCGCCGTCGGGGCGGTCCCCACGCCGGGCACCGCCCCGATTCCGGTGCCGGACGCCTACCTGCCCCTGGTGCTGGCCGCCGGCCGGGTCTGTGCGGCGGTCACCCCGGCCCGGGTCGCGGCCCAGTTGATGGCGTCCTCCGGCTTCAACCCGAACCTGCTCAGCGCCGGCGGGGGTCAGGGGGTCGCCCAGTTCCTGCCACAGTCCTGGTCCCGGTACGCACCCACGGCCGCCTCCCCGTGGGACCCGGGTACGGCGATTCCCGCGCTCGGCCAGGCGATGTGCGTACTCACCCGCGAGCTGTCCGGGCTGGGTGCGGACCCGTACCCGATGGCGCTTGCCGCGTACCACTGGGGTAGCGCCGTGGTCCAGCAGGCCGGCGGCCTGCCCGACTCGCCGGGCCTGCGGGAGCACACCGCGATGGTGCTCGGCTACGCCGACCACTACGCCCGGGATCCACGGCTCGGCGGCCCACCGAACCCCGGACCGCCGAACGGGGCCCCACCGCCGCCCGGCAATCCGGCGGTGCCGCCGGTCGCCGGGACCGCGCCGCCCCTGGCCGGACCGCCGGCCGTCCAGCCGGGCGGGCCACCGCTGGGCGCCGCCGCACCGCCGCCGGCCGCTCCGCCAGCCCCGGCGGCCCCGGCGGCACCAAAACCGCCGGCACCGAAACCACCGGCCAGTCCGCCCCGGCCCAACCCGACGACGACCAAGCCGGCCCCGTCCGGTGTCGCGATCCGCGGCTACGCCGACAAGTGCATCCACGCGCCGGGTTCGGCGGACGGAACCGCGCTACGGCTCTGGTCCTGCAACGGATCGGCGAACCAGCGGTGGACGTTCGCCTCCGACGGCAGTGTCCGGGCGTTCGGCAGGTGCATGGACGCGGCGTGGGCGTCGACCGCCGACGGCACCACGGTCCAGCTCGCGAACTGCAACGGTGGCCCGGCCCAGCGGTTCACCCTCAACGGCGCCCACGACCTGACCAACAGGCTGGCGAACAAGTGTGTCGACGTCCAGGACTGGAACAGCGCCAACGGGGCCCGGTTGCAGCTCTGGCAGTGCAGCGGCGACGCCAACCAGAAGTGGTGGCGCGGCTGAGTCGCCGACGGCGGCCCGCTCTCAGATCGTCCGGATCGCCCCGCTCCCGCCGGATCGAACCGTCGTGCTCCCCCGCGCTCAGGCCGTGGTCGGTGGGGAGCCACCGGTCGGCGGCGAGACCTCGCCGGTGATGTCGCTGGGCATGCCGGTGGCTTCGCGGGCCTCGTGTGTGATGTCGCGGGCTTCGTGTGTGACGTCGCGGGCTTCGTGTGTGACGTCGCGGAAGTCGTTGGCGTCAAACTGCCCGAACGCGGTGACCAGGGGACCCAACCGGTCGCATTCGTCCTGACAGGAGGGGCAGCCGGCGAGGTGTCGCTCGAAGGCGGCCTCGGCGTCGGCGGCCAGCGCGCCGAGGAGGTACAGCCCGGCCGGATGGCCCGGGTGCTCGCGGTCGGGGTCGATCATGGGGTCCGCCGGATCTGCTCTGGTGGCGGGCACCGATCGGTGCCGTCTGCCCAAGGGTAGAAGTCGGTCCGGCGGAACACCGAGTCGAGGTCGGTCGGCCGTACCGAGGTCAGTCGGCGTTCGTCGACCCGACGGCCGCCCGGAGCGCCCGCAGCCCGTAGTGGGCACGGGACTTCACCGTCCCCTCCGGGATGCCCAGCCGGGCGGCAACCTCACCGGTCGACAGGCCGTGGAAGTACAGGTCGATCAGGACCGTACGGTGCTCCGGCTTCAGCTTCGGCAACGCCTCGCGTACGGTGTGCGCGGCGACCACGCCCTCCATCGCGTCGTTGGTCGCCGGCAGCCGTGACATGTCGACCGCCCCCACCTCGGTCGGCCGGGCCTGCCGGGCACGGGCCGCGTCGATGGCGATCCGCCGCGCCACGGTGAACAGCCACCGGCGCTGGGACTCCTGGTCGGCGGCGAGCACGTCGATGCTCCGCCAGGCGCGCACCATCGTCTCCTGGAGCAGGTCCTCGGCCAGGTGCCGGGCGCCCAGGGTCAGCCGCAGCAGGAAGCGGAACAGCGGGTCGGCGTGCATCTCGTACAGGATCACCATGCGGGCGTCGGTGAGACGCCGGTCCGGCTGGGACGCGTCAACGGTGTCCCGCCCGGTCGCGGACGACACCGTCGCACCAGCCTCATTGCACACCGCGACCACCGGGTTGCCTCCCCCACCGCCACCGCCGTCGGGCGGGCGCCCGATGACTGCCGCCACGTTCCGTTGCCCGCTCTGACCGACGGTGGAGGAAAGGAGACACGTGAATGTCTTGGAGATGAATCTTGGTGTGTGGCAACACTTTCCGGGTCGGCGACCCGGACGGATCAGCCGTCAGACATTGGCGCCCACCACTGGCGAGACGTCCGATACGCGCAGGATCCGCAGGTCGTCCACACTGGGCGAGACCACCGACCGCAGCCGGCCGGCCTGTCGGGTCACCGCCTCGTCCAGCAGCTGTCGGGCGTACCGGCCGTTGCCGAACGAGCGGCCGGTGGGCACCCGTTCGAAGTGCGCCCGCAACGCCACCAGGGTGTCGCCGGGACACTCGTAGCCGCTCGACCGGGCCAGCCCCTCGAAGATCGCGACCAGCTCGTCGGCCTGGTAGTGGACAAAGTGGATGTGCCGGGTGAACCGCGACTGGAGGCCGGCGTTGGCGGCGAGGAAGGCGGCCATCTCCTCGTCGTACCCCGCCGCGATCACCACCACCTCGTCCCGGTGGTCCTCCATCAGCTTGACCAGCGTGTCGATCGCCTCCCGGCCGAAGTCGTTCCGACTGTCCGCCGGGGCGAGCGTGTACGCCTCGTCGATGAACAACACCCCGCCGCGCGCCCGGTCGAACGCCTCCCGGGTCCGGTGCGCGGTGTGTCCGACGTACTCGCCGACCAGGTCGGCGCGGGCCACCTCGACCAACTGCCCGCCGCTGAGCACACCCAGCGCGGTCAGCAGCCGCCCGTAGAGCCGGGCCACCGTGGTCTTGCCCGTTCCGGGTGGACCGGAGAACACCAGGTGCCGGGAGACCGGCGGGACCGGCAGACCGGCCCGCACCCGAGCCCGTACGTTCGCCAGCAGGTCGATCAGGTCGGACACCTCACGCTTCACGCCGGCCAGACCGATCATGTTGTTGAGCTGTGCCAACAGGGCGTCCACCTCGGCCGCGCGGGGCGCTCCGGCACTCACCGCCGAGGCAGCCGCCGCTCCCAGGTCCTGCGGCAGCAGTTGGGCCAACTCGACCCCGGAGGACGCGCCCGCCTCCGACAGCCGGTACGCCTGCCGCCCGATCATCTCCTCGAACACCCGACGGGCCACCCGCGCGTTGCCGAACGACTCGGTCCGGGGCATCGTGTCGAACAGCTGGGCCAGGGCCAGCCGGGTGTCGTACTCCAGGGCGTAGTGGTGGGTGCTGCACAGCCGCTCGACGATCGTCACCAGCTCGTCGGTGGTGTAGCTGTCGAACTCGACCGTCCGGGAGAACCGGGAGGCCAGACCGGGGTTGGACGCCAGGAACGTACGCATCTGCGGCGAGTAGCCGGCGACCACCACCACAACCTCGTCCCGGTGGTCCTCCATCAGCTTGACCAGGGTGTCGATCGCCTCCCGCCCGAAGTCGTGGCCGGAGCCGCCCTCGACCGGGGCGAGCGCGTACGCCTCGTCCAGGAAGAGCACCCCGCCGATCGCCTCGGTGAACTTCTGCGTCGTCTTCACCGCGGTCCCGCCGATGTGCTCGGCCACCAGGTCGGCCCGCGCGACCTCGACGAGCTGCCCGCCGGGCAGTACACCCAGTGCGGCCAGGATCTGCCCGTAGAGCCGGGCCACGGTGGTCTTGCCGGTACCGGGCGCACCGGCGAAGACCAGGTGCCGGGACATCGGCGGCATCGGCAGCCCGGC is a window of Micromonospora sp. NBC_01699 DNA encoding:
- a CDS encoding zf-HC2 domain-containing protein, with amino-acid sequence MIDPDREHPGHPAGLYLLGALAADAEAAFERHLAGCPSCQDECDRLGPLVTAFGQFDANDFRDVTHEARDVTHEARDITHEAREATGMPSDITGEVSPPTGGSPPTTA
- a CDS encoding sigma-70 family RNA polymerase sigma factor, which translates into the protein MSSATGRDTVDASQPDRRLTDARMVILYEMHADPLFRFLLRLTLGARHLAEDLLQETMVRAWRSIDVLAADQESQRRWLFTVARRIAIDAARARQARPTEVGAVDMSRLPATNDAMEGVVAAHTVREALPKLKPEHRTVLIDLYFHGLSTGEVAARLGIPEGTVKSRAHYGLRALRAAVGSTNAD
- a CDS encoding ricin-type beta-trefoil lectin domain protein, producing the protein MRATAGGEAVRRLGRWAAERIDRLPVRHLRWGRRLRRGVAVVGVLALVGVSAVAAGSGFGDATAREAGRPAIPVPAEQVPTIAAAALSCPVLSPARVAAQLMAASGFEVNLRADGTGGAGIAALTDNSWQSWAPWPRAPRLDTGANIVALAHHVCDLAGQVRQAGVDGDPWRLALAAYRSGLPAVRAARGVPPTARVYVDTVAAYATWYERQSDLTAGSPSPTPRAVGAVPTPGTAPIPVPDAYLPLVLAAGRVCAAVTPARVAAQLMASSGFNPNLLSAGGGQGVAQFLPQSWSRYAPTAASPWDPGTAIPALGQAMCVLTRELSGLGADPYPMALAAYHWGSAVVQQAGGLPDSPGLREHTAMVLGYADHYARDPRLGGPPNPGPPNGAPPPPGNPAVPPVAGTAPPLAGPPAVQPGGPPLGAAAPPPAAPPAPAAPAAPKPPAPKPPASPPRPNPTTTKPAPSGVAIRGYADKCIHAPGSADGTALRLWSCNGSANQRWTFASDGSVRAFGRCMDAAWASTADGTTVQLANCNGGPAQRFTLNGAHDLTNRLANKCVDVQDWNSANGARLQLWQCSGDANQKWWRG